A single window of Desulfobacterales bacterium DNA harbors:
- the rpmC gene encoding 50S ribosomal protein L29 has translation MKSKELRRKVREMSAEELAAKEHDLRENLFKLSFQHGIHRLENTATLRNLRRDIARVLTAKNAGQGR, from the coding sequence ATGAAGTCCAAAGAGTTACGCCGGAAGGTGCGGGAAATGAGTGCCGAGGAGTTGGCGGCCAAGGAACACGACCTGCGCGAGAATCTCTTTAAGCTGAGTTTTCAGCACGGGATCCATCGGCTGGAGAATACCGCTACCCTTCGGAACCTCCGCCGTGATATCGCCCGGGTCCTGACCGCAAAAAACGCCGGGCAGGGGCGGTAA
- the rplC gene encoding 50S ribosomal protein L3 yields MPNTKGILGKKLGMTRVYSEEGRSIPVTVVEAGPCVVLQKKTQDKDGYNAIQLGFQSKKDARLTRPAAGHCKAAGKGGFYHIKEFKVVDPENYEVGQEIMLADVFKVGELVDVSAVAKGRGFQGVIKRHGFKGGGATHGSMFHRRPGSIGCSAWPSRVVKGKKMPGHMGVNLVTKKNLTIIDIRPEDNVLLLKGAVPGAKQGVLRIYSK; encoded by the coding sequence ATGCCGAACACAAAAGGAATATTGGGGAAGAAACTGGGGATGACCCGGGTGTACTCCGAGGAGGGTCGCTCGATCCCGGTGACGGTGGTCGAGGCCGGTCCCTGTGTCGTTCTCCAGAAAAAGACCCAGGACAAGGATGGGTATAATGCCATCCAGCTTGGCTTTCAGTCCAAGAAGGATGCGCGGCTGACCAGGCCCGCGGCCGGCCATTGCAAGGCCGCCGGCAAGGGCGGTTTTTATCATATCAAGGAATTCAAGGTTGTTGATCCCGAGAACTACGAGGTCGGCCAGGAGATCATGCTGGCCGATGTTTTCAAGGTCGGTGAGCTGGTGGATGTCAGCGCGGTGGCCAAGGGGCGTGGATTCCAGGGGGTGATCAAGCGTCATGGATTCAAGGGCGGCGGGGCCACCCATGGTTCCATGTTTCATCGCCGGCCCGGGTCCATCGGCTGCAGTGCCTGGCCGAGCCGGGTTGTCAAGGGCAAGAAGATGCCCGGCCACATGGGCGTCAATCTGGTGACCAAGAAGAATTTGACCATTATTGATATCCGGCCGGAAGATAATGTTCTGCTGCTCAAGGGGGCTGTGCCCGGGGCAAAGCAAGGCGTACTGCGGATCTACTCCAAGTAG
- the rpsL gene encoding 30S ribosomal protein S12, giving the protein MPTINQLIRQGRKKVVKRTNTPALKGSPQKRGVCVRVYTTTPKKPNSALRKVARVRLTNGMEVTSYIPGIGHNLQEHSVVLIRGGRVKDLPGVRYHIIRGTLDALGVSERRQGRSKYGAKRPK; this is encoded by the coding sequence ATGCCTACTATCAACCAGTTGATCCGGCAGGGACGCAAGAAGGTGGTCAAACGGACCAACACCCCGGCCTTGAAGGGATCGCCCCAGAAACGCGGGGTGTGCGTCAGGGTCTACACCACCACCCCCAAGAAGCCCAACTCGGCGCTGCGCAAGGTGGCCAGGGTGCGGCTTACCAACGGGATGGAGGTGACCTCCTATATCCCGGGTATCGGACATAACCTGCAGGAGCACTCGGTGGTGTTGATCAGGGGCGGCCGGGTCAAGGATCTGCCCGGGGTCCGCTATCATATCATCCGCGGCACCCTGGACGCCCTGGGGGTCTCGGAGCGGCGGCAGGGTCGTTCCAAGTACGGCGCCAAGCGGCCCAAGTAG
- the rplD gene encoding 50S ribosomal protein L4 codes for MAVTSVYNIDNDKVGEIELNDSLFMVPVKNHILHEVVRMQRANRRAGTASTKTRAEVRGGGAKPWRQKGTGRARAGTRNSPLWRGGGAVFGPKPRDYSYRPPKKVRRLGLRMALSARFSEENLLVLDDFQLDGIKTKGFVKVMETLNISNGLIVIPGSNENLEKSSRNVYGFKVIPVAGLNVYDILHHHRLVLLKPSIDQLEERLLS; via the coding sequence ATGGCAGTTACATCGGTTTATAACATCGACAACGACAAGGTCGGTGAAATTGAATTGAACGATTCCCTGTTCATGGTACCGGTAAAGAACCACATCCTGCACGAGGTGGTGCGGATGCAGCGGGCCAACCGGAGGGCCGGGACGGCCAGCACCAAGACCAGGGCCGAGGTCCGGGGCGGCGGGGCCAAGCCCTGGCGCCAGAAAGGCACCGGCCGGGCCCGGGCCGGCACCCGCAACTCCCCGTTGTGGCGCGGCGGCGGCGCCGTGTTCGGGCCCAAGCCCCGTGATTACAGCTACCGGCCTCCCAAGAAGGTGCGGCGGCTCGGTCTCAGGATGGCCTTGAGCGCCAGATTCTCCGAGGAGAATCTGCTGGTGCTGGATGATTTTCAACTGGACGGGATCAAGACCAAGGGGTTTGTCAAGGTGATGGAGACCCTGAACATCTCCAACGGCCTGATTGTTATTCCCGGGAGCAATGAGAACCTGGAGAAGTCGTCGCGAAACGTGTACGGATTCAAGGTCATTCCGGTGGCTGGCTTGAATGTCTATGACATTCTCCATCATCACCGGCTGGTGCTGCTGAAGCCCAGTATTGATCAACTGGAAGAGAGGTTGTTGTCATGA
- the rpsG gene encoding 30S ribosomal protein S7 gives MPRRKVVEKRPSVPDPRYNSVLVTKFTNGIMERGKKSVAQNIFYGAMDILAERVTDQEPMAVFDKAMERVRPKVEVKSRRVGGATYQVPIEVRPERRNALAIRWIIGFAKNRSGRSMSAKLAAELLDAYNNRGGSVKKREDTHRMAEANKAFAHYRW, from the coding sequence ATGCCAAGGCGGAAAGTAGTTGAAAAACGGCCGAGTGTTCCTGATCCCCGTTATAACAGCGTGCTGGTGACCAAGTTCACCAACGGGATCATGGAGCGGGGCAAGAAGAGCGTGGCCCAGAATATTTTCTACGGCGCCATGGATATTCTGGCCGAGCGGGTGACCGACCAGGAGCCGATGGCTGTTTTCGACAAGGCCATGGAGCGGGTCCGGCCCAAGGTGGAGGTCAAGTCCCGCCGGGTCGGCGGCGCCACCTACCAGGTGCCCATCGAGGTCCGGCCGGAACGGCGCAATGCCCTGGCGATTCGCTGGATCATCGGTTTTGCCAAGAATCGCTCCGGCCGGTCGATGTCGGCCAAGCTGGCCGCGGAACTGCTGGACGCCTATAATAACCGGGGCGGCTCGGTAAAGAAACGTGAGGATACGCACCGGATGGCCGAGGCCAACAAGGCCTTTGCCCATTACCGCTGGTAA
- the rpsC gene encoding 30S ribosomal protein S3 gives MGQKVNPIGMRLNITRTWESIWFAGKDYAKFLLEDQQIKKYLKKRLYHAGVSRINIERTGEKLRVKLHTARPGIVIGKKGAEIEALKVELDRLTGRHCILDIQEVRRPEADAQLVAENVAQQLERRIAFRRAMKKAVNTALRFGVKGIKINCSGRLGGAEMGRREWYREGRVPLHTLRADIDYGLAEAKTTYGIIGVKVWIFKGEVLSDAEKRVDAR, from the coding sequence TTGGGCCAGAAAGTCAATCCAATCGGCATGCGGCTGAATATTACGCGGACCTGGGAGTCCATCTGGTTTGCGGGCAAGGATTATGCCAAGTTCCTTTTGGAAGATCAGCAGATCAAGAAGTATCTCAAGAAGCGGCTGTATCACGCCGGTGTTTCCCGGATCAATATCGAGCGCACCGGGGAGAAGTTGCGGGTCAAGCTGCACACCGCCCGGCCGGGGATCGTTATCGGCAAGAAGGGCGCTGAGATCGAGGCCCTGAAGGTTGAGCTGGACCGCTTGACCGGCCGGCACTGTATTCTCGATATCCAGGAAGTGCGCCGGCCCGAGGCCGATGCCCAACTGGTTGCCGAGAACGTGGCCCAGCAGCTGGAGCGCAGGATCGCCTTCCGCCGGGCGATGAAAAAAGCAGTGAACACCGCCTTGCGCTTCGGCGTCAAAGGAATTAAGATAAACTGTTCCGGTCGCCTCGGCGGCGCGGAAATGGGCCGGCGCGAATGGTATCGCGAGGGCCGGGTGCCGCTCCATACCCTGCGGGCCGATATCGACTACGGGCTGGCCGAGGCCAAGACCACCTACGGGATCATCGGCGTCAAGGTCTGGATCTTCAAGGGCGAGGTGTTGAGCGATGCCGAGAAACGTGTTGACGCGCGGTGA
- the rplV gene encoding 50S ribosomal protein L22 — MQAKAVARYIRISPQKARLIADVVRGQEVEKAINTLRFMPKKGAEILRKVIESALANAGQNAAIDVDTLYVKSVYVDGGPTLKRIRPRAMGRANRILKRTSHITVVLDEQ; from the coding sequence ATGCAAGCAAAGGCGGTTGCCCGATATATCCGGATCTCTCCCCAGAAGGCTCGGCTGATTGCCGACGTTGTCCGGGGCCAGGAGGTCGAGAAGGCCATTAACACCTTACGGTTCATGCCCAAGAAGGGCGCGGAAATTCTGCGCAAGGTCATTGAGTCGGCCCTGGCCAATGCCGGTCAGAACGCTGCCATCGACGTGGACACCCTGTATGTCAAGTCGGTGTATGTCGACGGCGGTCCCACCTTGAAACGGATCAGGCCGCGGGCAATGGGCCGGGCCAACCGTATCCTGAAGCGGACCAGCCATATAACCGTTGTCCTTGATGAACAGTAA
- the tuf gene encoding elongation factor Tu — MAKEKFERTKPHVNVGTIGHIDHGKTTLTAAITRVLATKGQASFVDFSEIDKAPEEKERGITIATAHVEYETDKRHYAHVDCPGHADYIKNMITGAAQMDGAILVVGADDGPMPQTREHILLARQVGVPAIVVFLNKTDMVDDPELIELVDMELRELLDKYEFPGDDTPIIPGSALKALENPEDESATKCIWELMDAVDTFIPEPKRDIDKPFLMPVEDVFSISGRGTVATGRVERGVIKVGEEVEIVGIRETRKTTVTGVEMFRKLLDEGRAGDNIGALLRGIKREEIERGQVLAKPGSITPHTKFKAECYILNKEEGGRHTPFFNGYRPQFYFRTTDVTGIVTLPEGVEMVMPGDNVSIEGTLITPIAMEKELRFAIREGGRTVGAGVISEIIE, encoded by the coding sequence ATGGCAAAGGAAAAATTCGAGCGGACGAAACCGCATGTAAACGTAGGCACGATCGGCCACATCGACCATGGCAAGACCACGTTGACCGCGGCGATCACCCGGGTGCTGGCGACCAAGGGTCAGGCAAGCTTTGTTGATTTCAGCGAGATCGACAAGGCGCCGGAAGAGAAGGAGCGGGGAATCACCATTGCCACGGCCCATGTGGAGTATGAGACTGATAAGCGTCATTACGCCCATGTGGACTGCCCTGGTCATGCCGACTATATCAAGAACATGATCACCGGCGCGGCGCAGATGGATGGGGCGATCCTGGTTGTGGGGGCGGACGACGGTCCGATGCCGCAGACCCGGGAGCATATCCTGCTTGCCCGCCAGGTGGGGGTGCCGGCGATCGTGGTATTTCTGAACAAGACCGACATGGTGGATGATCCGGAGCTGATCGAGCTGGTGGACATGGAGCTGCGCGAGCTGCTCGACAAGTACGAGTTTCCTGGCGACGACACCCCGATCATCCCGGGCAGCGCATTAAAGGCCCTGGAGAATCCAGAGGACGAGTCCGCCACCAAGTGCATCTGGGAATTGATGGATGCGGTTGACACCTTTATTCCGGAGCCCAAGCGGGACATAGACAAGCCGTTTCTGATGCCGGTGGAGGACGTGTTTTCGATTTCCGGCCGCGGCACGGTGGCCACCGGGCGGGTTGAGCGGGGGGTGATCAAGGTGGGCGAGGAGGTTGAGATCGTCGGTATCCGGGAGACCCGCAAGACCACGGTGACCGGTGTGGAGATGTTCCGCAAGCTTCTGGACGAGGGCCGGGCCGGAGACAACATCGGCGCGCTTCTGCGCGGGATCAAGCGGGAGGAGATCGAGCGCGGCCAGGTATTGGCCAAGCCGGGGAGTATCACCCCGCATACCAAGTTCAAGGCCGAGTGCTACATCCTGAACAAGGAAGAGGGCGGCCGTCACACCCCGTTTTTCAACGGCTACCGTCCCCAGTTTTATTTCCGGACCACGGACGTGACCGGAATAGTGACCCTTCCCGAGGGAGTGGAGATGGTAATGCCGGGTGACAACGTGTCCATTGAGGGGACGCTGATCACCCCGATTGCAATGGAAAAGGAATTGCGTTTTGCGATCCGCGAGGGCGGCCGGACGGTCGGCGCCGGCGTAATCAGTGAAATTATTGAATAG
- the rplW gene encoding 50S ribosomal protein L23, translating into MSHLFGVLKGPCLTEKSDQLLEGPGQVVFKVSPSANKIEIKQAVERNFNVKVAGVRTARVRGKKKRVGRYSGVTAEWKKAFVTLAEGEINFLEDL; encoded by the coding sequence ATGAGTCATTTGTTCGGTGTTCTCAAGGGACCGTGTCTTACCGAAAAGAGCGATCAGCTCCTGGAAGGCCCGGGACAGGTGGTGTTCAAGGTCAGCCCTTCCGCAAACAAGATCGAGATCAAGCAGGCGGTGGAGCGGAACTTCAATGTCAAGGTCGCCGGGGTGAGAACCGCCAGGGTCCGGGGCAAGAAGAAACGGGTCGGCCGCTACTCCGGGGTTACCGCGGAATGGAAAAAGGCCTTTGTCACCTTGGCGGAAGGCGAAATCAATTTCCTGGAAGACCTGTAA
- the rpsQ gene encoding 30S ribosomal protein S17, producing MEAKKTIKKTRTGSVVSNKMAKSVVVQVDRLVRDKFYGKFIKRRVKYMAHDPEGTCNIGDRVLIEECRPLSKRKRWRVRSVIEQAV from the coding sequence ATGGAAGCAAAAAAGACGATAAAGAAGACACGAACCGGTTCAGTGGTCAGTAACAAGATGGCCAAAAGCGTGGTGGTGCAGGTTGACCGGCTGGTTCGCGATAAGTTTTACGGCAAGTTTATCAAGCGCCGGGTCAAATACATGGCCCATGATCCCGAGGGTACCTGCAACATCGGCGATCGGGTGCTGATCGAGGAATGCCGTCCGTTGAGTAAACGGAAACGGTGGCGGGTCCGGTCGGTTATCGAGCAGGCCGTTTAG
- the rplN gene encoding 50S ribosomal protein L14 produces the protein MIQTETVLDVADNSGAKKVLCIRVLGGTRRRYARVGDIIVVTVKEAIPHAKVKKGDVMRAVVVRTAKEIRRMDDTSVRFDGNSAVLLSASGEPVGTRIFGPVARELRVKGFMKIISLAPEVV, from the coding sequence ATGATACAGACCGAAACAGTACTCGACGTGGCAGACAACTCCGGCGCCAAAAAGGTCCTCTGTATCCGGGTCCTGGGCGGTACCCGGCGGCGTTATGCCCGGGTCGGCGATATTATTGTGGTTACGGTAAAAGAGGCCATCCCCCATGCCAAGGTCAAGAAGGGTGACGTGATGCGGGCGGTGGTGGTGCGAACCGCCAAGGAGATCAGGCGGATGGATGACACCTCGGTACGGTTTGACGGCAACAGCGCGGTATTGCTTTCCGCTTCGGGCGAGCCGGTGGGCACCCGTATATTCGGCCCGGTGGCCCGGGAGTTGCGGGTAAAGGGGTTTATGAAAATTATCTCCCTCGCCCCTGAGGTGGTGTAA
- the rplX gene encoding 50S ribosomal protein L24, with product MGQGMNYLKINDQVEVIAGKDRGRVGKILRVYRNKDRALVERSNMIKRHMKPSAANQQGQIVEKEAPIHVSNLMLVCPKCTKTVRIRKNTLDDGTKVRICKSCDEIIEPKA from the coding sequence ATGGGTCAAGGTATGAATTATTTGAAGATCAACGACCAGGTTGAGGTCATTGCCGGTAAGGACAGGGGCCGGGTCGGCAAGATTCTCAGGGTCTATAGGAATAAGGATCGAGCCCTGGTCGAACGGAGCAATATGATCAAGCGGCACATGAAGCCCTCGGCCGCCAATCAGCAGGGTCAGATTGTTGAGAAAGAGGCGCCGATCCATGTCTCGAACCTGATGCTGGTGTGCCCGAAATGCACAAAAACGGTTCGCATCAGGAAAAACACCCTGGATGACGGCACCAAGGTGCGGATCTGCAAGAGCTGCGATGAGATTATCGAGCCCAAGGCGTAA
- the rpsJ gene encoding 30S ribosomal protein S10, translating into MVTTDKIRIKMKAYDHKLLDLSTKEIVETAKRTGATVAGPIPLPTVINKYCVLRSPHVDKKSREQFEMRTHRRLLDILEPTQQTIDSLMKLELSAGVDVEIKLP; encoded by the coding sequence ATGGTTACCACTGACAAGATTCGCATCAAGATGAAGGCCTATGATCATAAATTGCTGGATCTGTCCACCAAGGAGATCGTAGAGACGGCGAAACGTACCGGCGCCACGGTTGCCGGTCCGATTCCCTTGCCGACCGTTATCAATAAATACTGCGTCCTCCGGTCGCCCCATGTTGATAAAAAGTCGCGCGAGCAGTTCGAGATGCGGACCCACCGGCGGCTGCTCGATATCCTTGAGCCGACCCAGCAGACCATTGACTCGCTGATGAAGCTTGAATTGTCCGCCGGGGTGGACGTGGAAATCAAATTGCCGTAG
- the fusA gene encoding elongation factor G yields the protein MAHIDAGKTTTTERILFYTGRSHKLGEVHDGTAVMDWMEQEQERGITITSAATTCFWRDHKINIIDTPGHVDFTVEVERCLRVLDGAVAVFCAVGGVEPQSETVWRQADHYRIPRLAFVNKMDRIGADYQRCIEMMRDRLGANPLPVQIPVGRESDFQGVIDLINEKLLLFDESTQGLKVTEHEIPDEFKEESAAARMTLLEKLADFDEGVMEKYLEEQPVAPAELVEAVRNATLGLHVVPVLCGSAFKNKGVQPLLDAVIAYLPSPLDVPPVEGINARGGVETRRTSDTEKLCALAFKLMTDPFVGNLAFVRIYSGVLKVGGKVYNTAKEKQEKIGRIVKLHANKREEAAEVRAGDIAALVGLKFTTTGDTLTEPGDTLHLETIEFPDPVIGIAIEPKSKADEERLRESLDKIAREDPSFLVRVDEDTGQTIISGMGELHLEIIVDRLVREFKVSANIGKPQVAYKETITATARGEGLFDHHVAGRNQYGRVVLEVEPLERGRGFVFENRVAEEMVPGRFINAVKNGVEGGLDSGALIGFPLVDIKVSLVGGSCHDDESTEMAFGVAATMALRQAAAGAAPVLLEPIMDLEILVPEEYMGEVMNDLHGKRAKVLGVDSRQAYQVITAHAPLSEMFGYSTDLRSATQGRATFTMQFVVYDIVPAAKAGAIIHRIRGY from the coding sequence ATGGCCCATATCGATGCCGGCAAGACGACCACCACCGAGAGGATACTGTTCTATACCGGCCGTTCCCATAAGTTGGGCGAGGTCCATGACGGCACGGCGGTCATGGACTGGATGGAGCAGGAGCAGGAGCGGGGGATCACCATCACCTCCGCCGCCACCACCTGCTTCTGGCGCGACCATAAGATTAATATAATCGACACCCCGGGGCATGTTGATTTCACCGTTGAGGTGGAACGCTGTCTCCGGGTTCTGGACGGCGCGGTTGCCGTCTTTTGTGCGGTTGGCGGGGTTGAGCCCCAGTCCGAGACCGTCTGGCGACAGGCTGATCATTATCGCATCCCGCGGCTGGCCTTTGTCAATAAAATGGACCGCATCGGCGCTGATTACCAGCGCTGTATCGAGATGATGCGGGACCGGCTCGGCGCCAACCCCTTGCCCGTACAGATACCGGTGGGCAGGGAAAGCGATTTCCAGGGTGTTATCGATCTCATCAACGAGAAGTTGCTGCTCTTTGATGAGTCCACCCAGGGTTTGAAGGTGACGGAACACGAGATTCCGGACGAGTTCAAGGAAGAATCTGCGGCCGCCCGTATGACGCTCCTCGAGAAGTTGGCCGACTTCGATGAGGGGGTCATGGAAAAATATCTGGAAGAACAACCAGTCGCTCCCGCCGAGTTGGTCGAGGCGGTGCGGAATGCGACCCTCGGGCTACATGTGGTTCCGGTACTTTGCGGCAGCGCTTTTAAGAATAAGGGCGTACAGCCGCTCCTGGACGCGGTGATCGCCTATCTGCCGTCGCCGCTTGATGTCCCCCCGGTCGAGGGGATCAACGCCAGGGGCGGGGTGGAGACGCGCCGGACCAGTGACACCGAGAAGTTATGCGCCCTGGCCTTTAAGTTGATGACCGACCCGTTTGTCGGCAACCTGGCCTTTGTCCGGATTTATTCCGGGGTACTCAAGGTTGGCGGCAAGGTTTACAACACCGCCAAGGAGAAGCAGGAAAAGATCGGCCGGATCGTCAAGCTGCACGCCAACAAACGGGAAGAGGCGGCCGAGGTCCGGGCCGGCGACATCGCCGCACTGGTCGGACTCAAGTTTACCACCACCGGCGATACCCTGACCGAACCGGGTGATACGCTGCACCTCGAGACCATCGAGTTTCCCGATCCGGTGATTGGTATTGCCATCGAGCCGAAGAGCAAGGCCGACGAGGAGCGGCTCCGGGAGAGCCTGGACAAGATTGCCAGGGAAGATCCCTCGTTCCTGGTAAGGGTGGACGAGGATACCGGCCAGACGATCATCTCGGGGATGGGCGAACTCCACCTGGAGATCATTGTCGACCGGCTGGTGCGGGAGTTCAAGGTGTCCGCCAATATCGGCAAGCCCCAGGTGGCCTACAAGGAAACGATCACCGCCACGGCCCGGGGCGAGGGTCTCTTTGACCACCATGTCGCCGGCAGGAATCAGTACGGCCGGGTGGTGCTGGAGGTTGAGCCGCTTGAGCGGGGCCGGGGGTTTGTGTTTGAAAACCGGGTGGCCGAGGAGATGGTTCCCGGCCGATTTATCAATGCCGTTAAAAATGGCGTTGAGGGGGGGCTGGATTCCGGCGCCCTGATCGGTTTCCCCCTGGTCGATATCAAGGTGAGCCTGGTGGGCGGTTCCTGTCACGACGACGAATCCACTGAGATGGCCTTTGGGGTGGCCGCCACCATGGCCCTGCGCCAGGCGGCTGCCGGGGCCGCTCCGGTCCTGCTCGAGCCGATAATGGACCTGGAGATCCTTGTCCCGGAGGAGTACATGGGCGAGGTGATGAACGACCTGCACGGCAAGCGGGCCAAGGTGCTGGGAGTGGACAGCCGGCAGGCCTACCAGGTGATAACGGCCCATGCCCCGCTGTCGGAAATGTTCGGGTATTCGACTGATCTCCGGTCGGCGACCCAGGGCCGGGCGACCTTTACCATGCAGTTTGTTGTCTACGATATAGTCCCCGCGGCCAAGGCCGGGGCAATCATACATCGAATCAGAGGGTATTGA
- the rplB gene encoding 50S ribosomal protein L2, translating to MAIKTYNPTSPGKRNHVSTVSPELSKKKPEKSLTASLSKSGGRNNYGRITARHIGGGHKRKYRIIDFKRNKVGIPARVAAIEYDPNRSANIALLHYADGEKSYILSPAGIKVGDAVEAGEGVDIKAGNCLAMGDIPLGTIIHNLEMKIGKGGQLVRSAGVSAQLMAKEGDYVLVKLPSGEVRRFHKKCRACIGQIGNSEHDSRKLGKAGRKRWLGKRPHVRGVAMNPVDHPMGGGEGKSSGGRHPCTPWGVPTKGYKTRRGKKTSDRDIVRRRS from the coding sequence ATGGCTATTAAGACCTATAATCCGACATCACCCGGTAAAAGAAACCACGTGTCAACGGTTTCACCGGAGTTGTCCAAGAAAAAACCGGAAAAGAGCCTGACTGCGTCGCTCAGCAAGAGCGGCGGCAGAAACAACTACGGCCGGATAACCGCGCGCCACATCGGCGGCGGCCACAAACGGAAATACCGGATTATCGACTTCAAGCGGAACAAGGTCGGTATTCCGGCCCGGGTGGCCGCCATTGAGTACGATCCGAACCGGTCGGCCAATATCGCCCTGCTCCATTATGCCGACGGTGAAAAGAGCTATATCCTCTCTCCGGCCGGGATCAAGGTCGGCGATGCGGTGGAGGCCGGCGAAGGCGTGGATATCAAGGCCGGCAACTGCCTGGCAATGGGTGATATTCCCCTGGGCACCATCATTCACAACCTGGAGATGAAGATCGGCAAGGGCGGTCAACTGGTGCGCAGCGCCGGCGTATCCGCTCAGCTGATGGCCAAGGAGGGCGATTACGTCCTGGTCAAGCTGCCCTCGGGCGAGGTGCGGCGGTTCCACAAGAAGTGCCGGGCCTGTATCGGCCAGATCGGCAATTCCGAGCATGACAGCCGCAAGCTCGGCAAGGCCGGCCGGAAACGGTGGCTGGGCAAGCGGCCCCATGTTCGCGGGGTGGCAATGAACCCGGTTGACCATCCCATGGGCGGCGGCGAAGGCAAGAGTTCCGGCGGCCGTCATCCCTGCACGCCGTGGGGGGTGCCCACCAAGGGTTATAAGACCCGGCGGGGCAAAAAGACTTCCGACAGGGATATCGTAAGAAGAAGATCATAA
- the rplE gene encoding 50S ribosomal protein L5 — protein MSGIKEFYQKECVPQLMEEFGYKNIMQVPRVTKVVLNMGLGEAVQNPKIVDVAAEELSRIAGQKAVVTRAKKSIAGFKLRQGMPIGCRVTLRSERMYDFFSKLVHIALPRVRDFRGMSPAMFDGRGNFSMGITEHIIFPEIDYDRIDKIRGLNISIATSARSDAEGRFLLKVMGMPFRK, from the coding sequence ATGTCGGGCATAAAGGAATTTTACCAGAAAGAGTGTGTGCCGCAACTGATGGAAGAGTTCGGCTACAAGAATATCATGCAGGTGCCGCGGGTGACCAAGGTTGTCCTCAACATGGGGCTTGGCGAGGCGGTCCAGAACCCGAAGATCGTTGACGTGGCCGCGGAGGAACTGAGCCGGATCGCCGGTCAGAAGGCGGTGGTTACCAGGGCCAAGAAGTCCATTGCCGGGTTCAAGCTCCGCCAGGGGATGCCGATCGGCTGCCGGGTCACCCTGCGCAGTGAGCGGATGTATGATTTTTTCAGCAAGCTGGTGCATATCGCCCTGCCCCGGGTGCGTGACTTCCGGGGGATGTCGCCGGCCATGTTCGACGGCAGAGGCAACTTCTCCATGGGGATCACCGAGCATATCATCTTTCCGGAGATCGACTACGACAGGATCGACAAGATCCGGGGGTTGAACATTTCCATTGCCACCAGTGCCAGGAGCGATGCCGAGGGCCGCTTTCTCCTCAAGGTGATGGGGATGCCGTTTCGGAAGTAA
- the rpsS gene encoding 30S ribosomal protein S19, which yields MSRSVKKGPFIDEHLLKKVVKAKENNSRKVIKTWSRRSDITPDMIGMTFAVHNGRRFIPVFVTDNMVGHKLGEFSPTRTYYGHAGDKRGKK from the coding sequence GTGTCGCGTTCTGTAAAGAAAGGGCCGTTTATTGATGAGCATCTGTTGAAAAAGGTGGTCAAGGCTAAGGAAAACAATTCCCGCAAGGTGATCAAAACCTGGTCGCGGCGGTCTGATATCACTCCCGACATGATCGGGATGACCTTTGCCGTGCATAACGGTAGGAGATTCATCCCGGTGTTTGTGACCGATAACATGGTGGGCCACAAACTTGGCGAGTTCTCCCCGACCCGGACCTATTACGGTCATGCCGGGGACAAAAGAGGCAAGAAATAA
- the rplP gene encoding 50S ribosomal protein L16, with protein MLSPKKVKHRKQMKGRMRGAAYRGSTISFGDYALKAVECGYMTAQQIEAARIAINRKVKRGGQMWIRVFPDKPLTKKPAETRMGKGKGSPESWVAPVKPGRILYELAGVEEDLAIRALSLAAAKLPFATKVITRSTSL; from the coding sequence ATGCTCAGTCCTAAAAAAGTCAAACATAGAAAACAGATGAAGGGCCGGATGCGCGGCGCCGCCTATCGGGGCTCCACCATCAGCTTTGGCGACTATGCCCTCAAGGCCGTTGAGTGCGGTTATATGACCGCCCAGCAGATCGAGGCGGCCCGGATCGCCATCAACAGAAAGGTAAAGCGCGGCGGCCAGATGTGGATCCGGGTTTTTCCGGACAAACCGCTGACCAAGAAGCCGGCGGAAACACGGATGGGCAAGGGCAAGGGCAGTCCGGAATCATGGGTGGCGCCGGTCAAGCCGGGGCGGATACTCTATGAACTTGCCGGGGTTGAAGAGGATCTGGCAATCCGTGCCTTGAGCCTGGCGGCAGCCAAACTGCCCTTTGCAACCAAGGTGATTACGAGGAGTACCAGTCTATGA